The Planctomicrobium piriforme genome includes the window GGTTTCTCAAATAGAAACGGGCGCAGTGCGATCGCTGACCAGAGGGCTACCCAACTTGTCGACACGCGGTCGAGCCGACCACAGTCCAGTTCAGCGTCGGGTGCAATACGACAAACTAGGTTGCGGGCAACAAGGTGTCGTCGCCGCTCTCACCTGAATCGGGGGGCGTCGAGAGAATCTGTGAGGGTGGCAAATACGGAGAACTTTAATCCGCATTGGCCTCTGTCTTGCCGGTTGCGGTGATTCTCGGAATTCAGCGGAGTCACGCTTTAGAGAGAGCGTTCATGCTCTCCCCAATTCGCAAAACCGACCCCGCAGTACCGCACCGCCAACACATCCCCAGTCTGCGTGGAGATGAAAGAGCTTTTAAGGCCCGTCAACACATCTGCTGGTCAGCAAACAGCTCGTGAAACTTGTCTTTGACCGCGGTGATCCCATGCTGAAACGTGTGCACATCTGAAGTGATGGAAATCAGCCGGCAACCTTGTTCCAAGAACGATGCAGCCTGTTCAGGAGCGAACGACACCGCGCCAAAGGTCTTGTTGTACGCGGCACAGGCCCTGGAAACTCTCGCGATCGCTGCGAGCAACAAAGGGTGTGACATTTGGCCTGTCACCCCATAAGCCTGGCTTAAATCTGCAGGGCCGATGAACAGGTGGTCGACTCCCTCAATGGAGGCGATCTCCTCGCAGCACTCGACAGCGGAGACCGTCTCGATCTGGATTGCAACAAAGGTTTTTTCGTTGGCTTGCCGGCAGAATTCGGCGACGGGGGTCAGACTGAACTTTCCATCGTGCCCCCAGTTGTTGAGCCCCCGCCGGCCTCGGGGAGCGAACTTCGCCCAGCGCACAAATTCTTCCGCCTGCTCTGGCGTCGAGATCATGGCAGCCATTACTCCCCCGACGCCTGATTCGAGACAGCGCGTGACCAGCGCATAATCCGTCGGCGCAATCCTTACGAAGGAATCCAAGCCTCATGCTCGTCCTGCCCGAGCGGCAGACTCAATCTGATCAATCGTAAATCCAGAGTGCTCGTGATCGATCCAGAAGCCTGCGAATCCGCCTTGCAGGCCATACATCTCAATCTGATTGGGATGAAAGGAGCGGCTGATCGCGAACACATTGAGACGTTCGCCGCGAGCAAGACGCGTCTTGATGGAAATGGATGAGGAAGGAAGCTGGTCCATCATTTGCGATTCCTTGATTGGAAGTCACGCAGGCAGAAA containing:
- a CDS encoding HpcH/HpaI aldolase family protein; this translates as MMDQLPSSSISIKTRLARGERLNVFAISRSFHPNQIEMYGLQGGFAGFWIDHEHSGFTIDQIESAARAGRA
- a CDS encoding HpcH/HpaI aldolase family protein, with the protein product MDSFVRIAPTDYALVTRCLESGVGGVMAAMISTPEQAEEFVRWAKFAPRGRRGLNNWGHDGKFSLTPVAEFCRQANEKTFVAIQIETVSAVECCEEIASIEGVDHLFIGPADLSQAYGVTGQMSHPLLLAAIARVSRACAAYNKTFGAVSFAPEQAASFLEQGCRLISITSDVHTFQHGITAVKDKFHELFADQQMC